In Nomia melanderi isolate GNS246 chromosome 4, iyNomMela1, whole genome shotgun sequence, the following are encoded in one genomic region:
- the LOC116434752 gene encoding solute carrier family 2, facilitated glucose transporter member 3 isoform X2 — MRYFSSEKIFTVKQHSHAAVLTDAEHQRPSTSDERDERSEPGGWTIPLALAGVTCCLGSALPAGFNIGVVNNAANLIEQFCNESIKERYDVDVSESSLKIIWSTVVSIFLIGGVTGSFIASWLVDKYGRKKTLCVGNIFGILGALMFILIRRLNSIELLLAGRLVVGLSGGCATCIVPMYMAEIAPLRLRGAVGVLCQLGVTCGVFLGQIAGLNTVLGTVNSWHYMLAAFVPLCVCALVLTITILPESPKYLFIIKEEKQMALDELSRLRNMDIMLLHMEIANLQQEIEAKGTAEPWTLKRILKDPSLKLPLFLICLIQFGQQMSGINVVFYYSNSIFLNAGLGDTGAELATLGTGVVNIIMALVSVPVMSSLNRRGVLLTSIYSCFGCLIILCISILLIHAASSMPVICTVTIMAYVIFYGIGLGPIPYFIGSELFDVGPRPIAMALGSVFNWGGNFIVGMTFPSAETLIGPYTFLIFAGFLIILGQTVRIYLPETRGRSTMDIAASISQGFRSRPNSRTVS; from the exons ATGCGATATTTTTCCTCTGAAAAGATATTCACTGTTAAACAAC ATAGTCATGCCGCCGTACTCACGGACGCTGAACATCAGCGTCCATCCACCTCCGATGAACGAGACGAAAGATCA GAACCAGGGGGCTGGACCATTCCATTGGCACTGGCTGGAGTTACCTGTTGCCTAGGATCGGCGCTTCCAGCAGGATTTAATATAGGAGTAGTAAACAATGCAGCCAAT TTAATAGAACAATTTTGCAATGAAAGTATTAAAGAAAGATACGACGTGGACGTTTCCGAAAGTAGTCTGAAAATAATTTGGTCTACTGTTGTTTCGATTTTTCTTATCGGCGGTGTAACTGGTTCTTTTATTGCTAGTTGGTTAGTAGACAAATATGGAAGGAAAAAAACTTTATGCGTTGGAAATATATTTGGTATTCTAGGAGCTTTAATGTTCATTTTGATACGTagattaaattcaattgaactCCTCCTGGCTGGCCGATTAGTTGTGG gtCTTTCTGGAGGTTGTGCTACATGCATAGTACCAATGTATATGGCAGAAATAGCTCCTCTTAGATTAAGAGGTGCTGTGGGAGTTTTATGTCAATTAGGAGTCACGTGTGGAGTATTTCTCGGACAAATCGCTGGACTAAATACAGTTCTGGGTACTGTCAATTCTTGGCATTATATGTTAGCGGCGTTTGTTCCGCTTTGTGTATGTGCTTTAGTACTCACGATCACAATTTTACCTGAGAGTccaaaatatttgttcataatTAAAGAAGAGAAACAAATGGCCCTAGATG AACTGAGTAGGCTACGTAATATGGATATAATGCTTCTACACATGGAAATTGCCAATTTACAACAAGAAATAGAAGCAAAAGGAACAGCCGAACCTTGGACACTGAAACGCATATTGAAAGATCCAAGTTTAAAGCTTCCATTAtttctaatttgtttaataCAATTTGGCCAACAAATGAGTGGTATAAATGTTGTGTTCTACTACTCGAACTCTATATTTCTGAATGCTGGGCTTGGTGACACTGGGGCAGAACTTGCTACTCTTGGAACTGGTgtggttaatattataatggcTCTTGTATCGGTACCAGTGATGTCATCCTTGAACAGGAGAGGCGTTCTGCTCACCAGTATTTACTCGTGTTTCGgatgtttaataattctatgtatATCTATTctactaatt CATGCAGCTTCGTCTATGCCAGTCATATGCACTGTAACTATAATGGCTTATGTCATTTTTTATGGTATTGGTCTTGGTCCCATACCGTATTTCATTGGATCTGAATTATTCGACGTTGGTCCTAGACCAATAGCCATGGCACTCGGAAGTGTTTTCAATTGGGGTGGAAATTTCATAGTAGGGATGACGTTCCCATCGGCTGAGACTCTTATAGGCCCATACACTTTCTTaatatttgctggatttctTATAATTTTGGGACAAACTGTTAG GATATATTTACCCGAAACGAGAGGAAGGAGTACAATGGACATTGCAGCATCCATAAGTCAAGGTTTTCGATCTAGACCAAATTCCAGAACTGtttcttaa
- the Pfrx gene encoding 6-phosphofructo-2-kinase/fructose-2,6-biphosphatase isoform X1, translated as MTDPKIEMHYTPPTSDTIQTKPFPIRGERANFVNKPHVIAMVGLPARGKTYISKKLCRYLNWIGISTKVFNLGEYRRHATTAYQCHEFFRPDNIKAMAIRTQCAMDALKDVCQWLESGDGEVAVFDATNSTIERRQLIHDIVVEKMGFKLFFVESVCNDPEIVEQNIMEVKVSSPDYANMNKEEVLADFMLRIEHYQEKYQPLDENQESDLSFMKIYNTGEKVLVHKHEGHIQSRIVYYLMNIHIIPRTIYLTRHGESKMNLEGKIGGDSELSDRGWEYAKALACYITGQDIQGLRVWTSWLKRTIQTANDVNVPQERWKALNEIDAGICEEMTYEEIAAKYPTDFAARDQNKFSYRYPRGESYEDLVARLEPVIMELERQGNVLVVSHQAVLRCLLAYFLDKSADELPYLQVPLHTIIKLTPVAYGCKVEHIRLPIEAVDTHRPKPKIPGYLEERFRRKENLLHT; from the exons GTGAACGAGCAAACTTCGTGAACAAACCTCATGTGATCGCAATGGTCGGTTTGCCGGCTCGCGGTAAAACGTATATATCGAAAAAGCTCTGCAGATATTTGAACTGGATCGGTATCAGCACGAAGGTGTTCAATCTGGGGGAGTACAGGCGGCATGCGACCACTGCTTACCAATGTCACGAATTCTTTCGTCCTGACAACATAAAAGCGATGGCGATACGCACTCAGTGCGCGATGGATGCCCTCAAGGATGTCTGTCAGTGGCTCGAGAGTGGAGATGGCGAGGTGGCAGTTTTCGATGCCACTAACTCTACCATAGAGAGACGTCAATTGATTCATGACATCGTTGTGGAGAAGATGGGCTTCAAGCTCTTCTTCGTCGAATCTGTCTGCAACGACCCAGAGATCGTTGAACAGAATATTATGGAG GTGAAAGTAAGCAGCCCCGACTATGCGAACATGAACAAGGAGGAAGTGTTGGCTGACTTCATGTTAAGGATCGAACACTATCAAGAAAAATACCAGCCACTGGACGAGAATCAAGAGAGCGATCTCTCCTTCATGAAGATCTACAATACTGGCGAGAAAGTATTGGTCCACAAGCATGAGGGTCACATACAAAGTAGAATAGTTTACTACCTTATGAACATTCACATAATACCGCGTACAATCTACTTAACCAGGCACGGGGAGAGCAAAATGAATCTTGAAGGTAAGATTGGCGGGGACTCGGAACTGAGCGACAGAGGTTGGGAATACGCTAAAGCTTTGGCTTGCTACATCACTGGTCAGGATATTCAG GGTCTGCGAGTGTGGACGAGCTGGTTAAAAAGAACTATACAGACGGCGAACGACGTGAACGTGCCTCAAGAAAGGTGGAAAGCGCTAAACGAGATTGACGCG GGTATCTGCGAGGAGATGACATACGAGGAAATCGCGGCAAAGTATCCGACAGACTTCGCGGCAAGagatcaaaataaattttcgtaTCGTTATCCGAGAGGAGAAAGCTACGAAGATTTGGTCGCGAGATTGGAACCGGTGATAATGGAGTTGGAGCGACAAGGAAATGTTCTGGTCGTTAGTCATCAGGCTGTCTTACGGTGTCTGCTCGCCTATTTTCTGGACAAAAGCGCAG aCGAACTGCCGTACCTGCAAGTACCACTGCACACTATCATAAAATTAACACCCGTCGCTTACGGTTGTAAAGTGGAACATATTCGATTACCCATCGAGGCAGTGGACACGCATCGCCCGAAACCAAAG ATCCCAGGATATCTAGAGGAACGATTTCGAAGGAAAGAAAATTTGCTCCACACGTGA
- the LOC116434752 gene encoding solute carrier family 2, facilitated glucose transporter member 3 isoform X1, translating to MPYLSFWRRCVSNACCTNRSMSLDSHAAVLTDAEHQRPSTSDERDERSEPGGWTIPLALAGVTCCLGSALPAGFNIGVVNNAANLIEQFCNESIKERYDVDVSESSLKIIWSTVVSIFLIGGVTGSFIASWLVDKYGRKKTLCVGNIFGILGALMFILIRRLNSIELLLAGRLVVGLSGGCATCIVPMYMAEIAPLRLRGAVGVLCQLGVTCGVFLGQIAGLNTVLGTVNSWHYMLAAFVPLCVCALVLTITILPESPKYLFIIKEEKQMALDELSRLRNMDIMLLHMEIANLQQEIEAKGTAEPWTLKRILKDPSLKLPLFLICLIQFGQQMSGINVVFYYSNSIFLNAGLGDTGAELATLGTGVVNIIMALVSVPVMSSLNRRGVLLTSIYSCFGCLIILCISILLIHAASSMPVICTVTIMAYVIFYGIGLGPIPYFIGSELFDVGPRPIAMALGSVFNWGGNFIVGMTFPSAETLIGPYTFLIFAGFLIILGQTVRIYLPETRGRSTMDIAASISQGFRSRPNSRTVS from the exons ATGCCATATTTATCGTTCTGGCGTCGCTGTGTCAGCAACGCATGCTGCACGAACCGAAGCATGTCGTTAG ATAGTCATGCCGCCGTACTCACGGACGCTGAACATCAGCGTCCATCCACCTCCGATGAACGAGACGAAAGATCA GAACCAGGGGGCTGGACCATTCCATTGGCACTGGCTGGAGTTACCTGTTGCCTAGGATCGGCGCTTCCAGCAGGATTTAATATAGGAGTAGTAAACAATGCAGCCAAT TTAATAGAACAATTTTGCAATGAAAGTATTAAAGAAAGATACGACGTGGACGTTTCCGAAAGTAGTCTGAAAATAATTTGGTCTACTGTTGTTTCGATTTTTCTTATCGGCGGTGTAACTGGTTCTTTTATTGCTAGTTGGTTAGTAGACAAATATGGAAGGAAAAAAACTTTATGCGTTGGAAATATATTTGGTATTCTAGGAGCTTTAATGTTCATTTTGATACGTagattaaattcaattgaactCCTCCTGGCTGGCCGATTAGTTGTGG gtCTTTCTGGAGGTTGTGCTACATGCATAGTACCAATGTATATGGCAGAAATAGCTCCTCTTAGATTAAGAGGTGCTGTGGGAGTTTTATGTCAATTAGGAGTCACGTGTGGAGTATTTCTCGGACAAATCGCTGGACTAAATACAGTTCTGGGTACTGTCAATTCTTGGCATTATATGTTAGCGGCGTTTGTTCCGCTTTGTGTATGTGCTTTAGTACTCACGATCACAATTTTACCTGAGAGTccaaaatatttgttcataatTAAAGAAGAGAAACAAATGGCCCTAGATG AACTGAGTAGGCTACGTAATATGGATATAATGCTTCTACACATGGAAATTGCCAATTTACAACAAGAAATAGAAGCAAAAGGAACAGCCGAACCTTGGACACTGAAACGCATATTGAAAGATCCAAGTTTAAAGCTTCCATTAtttctaatttgtttaataCAATTTGGCCAACAAATGAGTGGTATAAATGTTGTGTTCTACTACTCGAACTCTATATTTCTGAATGCTGGGCTTGGTGACACTGGGGCAGAACTTGCTACTCTTGGAACTGGTgtggttaatattataatggcTCTTGTATCGGTACCAGTGATGTCATCCTTGAACAGGAGAGGCGTTCTGCTCACCAGTATTTACTCGTGTTTCGgatgtttaataattctatgtatATCTATTctactaatt CATGCAGCTTCGTCTATGCCAGTCATATGCACTGTAACTATAATGGCTTATGTCATTTTTTATGGTATTGGTCTTGGTCCCATACCGTATTTCATTGGATCTGAATTATTCGACGTTGGTCCTAGACCAATAGCCATGGCACTCGGAAGTGTTTTCAATTGGGGTGGAAATTTCATAGTAGGGATGACGTTCCCATCGGCTGAGACTCTTATAGGCCCATACACTTTCTTaatatttgctggatttctTATAATTTTGGGACAAACTGTTAG GATATATTTACCCGAAACGAGAGGAAGGAGTACAATGGACATTGCAGCATCCATAAGTCAAGGTTTTCGATCTAGACCAAATTCCAGAACTGtttcttaa
- the LOC116434755 gene encoding solute carrier family 25 member 35, whose protein sequence is MSTAPSEISVKPPGIEFAIGALAATGAGFFTNPIDVVKVRLQLQGELAARNSYKKIYKNTLHAAYLIGKHEGVLALQAGIVPALYFQVVLNGIRLGVYNTAKNHELITNQKGDTAIFSTVIVTGLSGCMGAVLGSPFYMIKTQLQSQSAQSIAVGHQHNHMGTWCTIKSLWKEGGIAALYRGWYAGVPRLFVGSATQLTTFGLAADWLRSLDILTDQPILLTFVASAIGGSCVALTIQPFDVLATRLYNQRTEVGGKGALYGGLVDAFLKIFRTEGVTGLYKGLVPTWMRIAPHTVLCLVFYEKLDQLYSRLKN, encoded by the exons ATGAGCACAGCGCCGAGCGAAATCTCCGTTAAACC CCCAGGTATTGAATTTGCGATTGGAGCATTAGCGGCAACAGGCGCTGGATTTTTCACAAATCCAATCGACGTGGTAAAAGTACGCCTACAGTTACAGGGAGAACTAGCAGCACGTAATtcgtataagaaaatatataaaaatactttgcACGCAGCTTACTTAATAGGGAAACATGAAGGCGTGCTTGCTTTGCAAGCAGGTATCGTGCCAGCCCTTTATTTTCAAGTGGTGCTTAATGGAATACGGTTAGGTGTGTATAATACAGCAAAAAATCATGAGCTTATAACTAATCAGAAAGGAGACACTGCTATATTCAGCACTGTAATAGTAACTGGATTGTCTGGATGTATGGGAGCAGTCCTCGGTAGTCCATTTTACATG ATTAAAACACAGTTACAATCACAATCAGCACAGTCCATAGCTGTAGGTCATCAGCATAATCATATGGGCACATGGTGCACTATTAAGTCTTTATGGAAAGAAGGTGGAATTGCTGCTTTGTATCGTGGTTGGTATGCTGGCGTACCACGCCTTTTCGTAGGCTCTGCTACACAATTAACTACATTCGGCTTAGCTGCAGATTGGCTACGTTCGCTAGAC ATACTAACAGACCAGCCGATATTATTGACATTCGTGGCCTCTGCAATCGGTGGTAGTTGCGTGGCGCTTACGATACAGCCATTCGATGTTTTAGCGACAAGACTATACAATCAAC GAACCGAAGTAGGCGGTAAAGGTGCATTGTACGGCGGTCTTGTGGACgcattcttaaaaatatttcgaacggaAGGAGTGACCGGTTTATATAAAGGGCTCGTTCCGACGTGGATGAGAATAGCGCCACACACTGTGCTATGTTTGGTATTTTATGAAAAGCTAGATCAATTATACAgtagattaaaaaattaa
- the LOC116434752 gene encoding solute carrier family 2, facilitated glucose transporter member 3 isoform X3, which yields MLDYEDSHAAVLTDAEHQRPSTSDERDERSEPGGWTIPLALAGVTCCLGSALPAGFNIGVVNNAANLIEQFCNESIKERYDVDVSESSLKIIWSTVVSIFLIGGVTGSFIASWLVDKYGRKKTLCVGNIFGILGALMFILIRRLNSIELLLAGRLVVGLSGGCATCIVPMYMAEIAPLRLRGAVGVLCQLGVTCGVFLGQIAGLNTVLGTVNSWHYMLAAFVPLCVCALVLTITILPESPKYLFIIKEEKQMALDELSRLRNMDIMLLHMEIANLQQEIEAKGTAEPWTLKRILKDPSLKLPLFLICLIQFGQQMSGINVVFYYSNSIFLNAGLGDTGAELATLGTGVVNIIMALVSVPVMSSLNRRGVLLTSIYSCFGCLIILCISILLIHAASSMPVICTVTIMAYVIFYGIGLGPIPYFIGSELFDVGPRPIAMALGSVFNWGGNFIVGMTFPSAETLIGPYTFLIFAGFLIILGQTVRIYLPETRGRSTMDIAASISQGFRSRPNSRTVS from the exons ATGCTCGACTACGAAG ATAGTCATGCCGCCGTACTCACGGACGCTGAACATCAGCGTCCATCCACCTCCGATGAACGAGACGAAAGATCA GAACCAGGGGGCTGGACCATTCCATTGGCACTGGCTGGAGTTACCTGTTGCCTAGGATCGGCGCTTCCAGCAGGATTTAATATAGGAGTAGTAAACAATGCAGCCAAT TTAATAGAACAATTTTGCAATGAAAGTATTAAAGAAAGATACGACGTGGACGTTTCCGAAAGTAGTCTGAAAATAATTTGGTCTACTGTTGTTTCGATTTTTCTTATCGGCGGTGTAACTGGTTCTTTTATTGCTAGTTGGTTAGTAGACAAATATGGAAGGAAAAAAACTTTATGCGTTGGAAATATATTTGGTATTCTAGGAGCTTTAATGTTCATTTTGATACGTagattaaattcaattgaactCCTCCTGGCTGGCCGATTAGTTGTGG gtCTTTCTGGAGGTTGTGCTACATGCATAGTACCAATGTATATGGCAGAAATAGCTCCTCTTAGATTAAGAGGTGCTGTGGGAGTTTTATGTCAATTAGGAGTCACGTGTGGAGTATTTCTCGGACAAATCGCTGGACTAAATACAGTTCTGGGTACTGTCAATTCTTGGCATTATATGTTAGCGGCGTTTGTTCCGCTTTGTGTATGTGCTTTAGTACTCACGATCACAATTTTACCTGAGAGTccaaaatatttgttcataatTAAAGAAGAGAAACAAATGGCCCTAGATG AACTGAGTAGGCTACGTAATATGGATATAATGCTTCTACACATGGAAATTGCCAATTTACAACAAGAAATAGAAGCAAAAGGAACAGCCGAACCTTGGACACTGAAACGCATATTGAAAGATCCAAGTTTAAAGCTTCCATTAtttctaatttgtttaataCAATTTGGCCAACAAATGAGTGGTATAAATGTTGTGTTCTACTACTCGAACTCTATATTTCTGAATGCTGGGCTTGGTGACACTGGGGCAGAACTTGCTACTCTTGGAACTGGTgtggttaatattataatggcTCTTGTATCGGTACCAGTGATGTCATCCTTGAACAGGAGAGGCGTTCTGCTCACCAGTATTTACTCGTGTTTCGgatgtttaataattctatgtatATCTATTctactaatt CATGCAGCTTCGTCTATGCCAGTCATATGCACTGTAACTATAATGGCTTATGTCATTTTTTATGGTATTGGTCTTGGTCCCATACCGTATTTCATTGGATCTGAATTATTCGACGTTGGTCCTAGACCAATAGCCATGGCACTCGGAAGTGTTTTCAATTGGGGTGGAAATTTCATAGTAGGGATGACGTTCCCATCGGCTGAGACTCTTATAGGCCCATACACTTTCTTaatatttgctggatttctTATAATTTTGGGACAAACTGTTAG GATATATTTACCCGAAACGAGAGGAAGGAGTACAATGGACATTGCAGCATCCATAAGTCAAGGTTTTCGATCTAGACCAAATTCCAGAACTGtttcttaa
- the Gas41 gene encoding YEATS domain-containing protein 4 Gas41, translated as MKMMATTNEFGPDSGGRVKGVTIVKPIIYGNVARYFGKKREEDGHTHQWTVYVKPYHNEDMSTYVKKVHFKLHESYNNPNRIMTKPPYELTETGWGEFEIVIKIYFHDPNERPVTIYHILKLFQTTPEIQLGKKSLVSEFYEEIVFQDPTALMQHLLNSSRPITLGVWRHNTDFEAKKESTIKAIMEARNKIRLEVIDLKEKLTLAKETIAKFKEEIAKISKAGGGISVA; from the exons atgaaaatgatGGCTACGACAAATGAGTTTGGTCCCGATTCTGGTGGTAGAGTGAAG GGTGTTACGATAGTAAAGCCCATAATATATGGTAATGTAGCTCGTTATTTTGGTAAGAAAAGGGAAGAGGATGGTCACACGCATCAATGGACTGTTTACGTCAAACCATATCACAATGAAGACATGTCCACGTACGTTAAGaaagttcattttaaattacACGAAAGCTATAATAATCCAAATCGTATTATGACAAAGCCACCGTACGAGCTTACCGAAACTGGTTGGGGAGAATTTGAAATTGTCATTAAGATATACTTTCATGATCCAAATGAACGTCCT GTAactatatatcatatattaaaactatttcaaacaacACCCGAGATACAGTTAGGCAAGAAAAGCTTAGTCTCTGAATTTTACGAGGAAATAGTATTTCAAGATCCAACAGCATTGATGCAGCATTTGCTGAATTCTAGCAGGCCTATAACTTTAGGTGTCTGGCGTCACAATACAGATT TTGAAGCTAAAAAGGAATCCACGATAAAAGCAATAATGGAGGCTAGAAACAAAATAAGACTAGAGGTTATAGAtctcaaagaaaaattaacGTTGGCTAAAGAGACAATTGCAAAATTTAAGGAAGAAATTGCCAAGATTTCGAAAGCTGGTGGAGGTATATCTGTTGCATAA
- the Pfrx gene encoding 6-phosphofructo-2-kinase/fructose-2,6-biphosphatase isoform X2, with the protein MVGLPARGKTYISKKLCRYLNWIGISTKVFNLGEYRRHATTAYQCHEFFRPDNIKAMAIRTQCAMDALKDVCQWLESGDGEVAVFDATNSTIERRQLIHDIVVEKMGFKLFFVESVCNDPEIVEQNIMEVKVSSPDYANMNKEEVLADFMLRIEHYQEKYQPLDENQESDLSFMKIYNTGEKVLVHKHEGHIQSRIVYYLMNIHIIPRTIYLTRHGESKMNLEGKIGGDSELSDRGWEYAKALACYITGQDIQGLRVWTSWLKRTIQTANDVNVPQERWKALNEIDAGICEEMTYEEIAAKYPTDFAARDQNKFSYRYPRGESYEDLVARLEPVIMELERQGNVLVVSHQAVLRCLLAYFLDKSADELPYLQVPLHTIIKLTPVAYGCKVEHIRLPIEAVDTHRPKPKIPGYLEERFRRKENLLHT; encoded by the exons ATGGTCGGTTTGCCGGCTCGCGGTAAAACGTATATATCGAAAAAGCTCTGCAGATATTTGAACTGGATCGGTATCAGCACGAAGGTGTTCAATCTGGGGGAGTACAGGCGGCATGCGACCACTGCTTACCAATGTCACGAATTCTTTCGTCCTGACAACATAAAAGCGATGGCGATACGCACTCAGTGCGCGATGGATGCCCTCAAGGATGTCTGTCAGTGGCTCGAGAGTGGAGATGGCGAGGTGGCAGTTTTCGATGCCACTAACTCTACCATAGAGAGACGTCAATTGATTCATGACATCGTTGTGGAGAAGATGGGCTTCAAGCTCTTCTTCGTCGAATCTGTCTGCAACGACCCAGAGATCGTTGAACAGAATATTATGGAG GTGAAAGTAAGCAGCCCCGACTATGCGAACATGAACAAGGAGGAAGTGTTGGCTGACTTCATGTTAAGGATCGAACACTATCAAGAAAAATACCAGCCACTGGACGAGAATCAAGAGAGCGATCTCTCCTTCATGAAGATCTACAATACTGGCGAGAAAGTATTGGTCCACAAGCATGAGGGTCACATACAAAGTAGAATAGTTTACTACCTTATGAACATTCACATAATACCGCGTACAATCTACTTAACCAGGCACGGGGAGAGCAAAATGAATCTTGAAGGTAAGATTGGCGGGGACTCGGAACTGAGCGACAGAGGTTGGGAATACGCTAAAGCTTTGGCTTGCTACATCACTGGTCAGGATATTCAG GGTCTGCGAGTGTGGACGAGCTGGTTAAAAAGAACTATACAGACGGCGAACGACGTGAACGTGCCTCAAGAAAGGTGGAAAGCGCTAAACGAGATTGACGCG GGTATCTGCGAGGAGATGACATACGAGGAAATCGCGGCAAAGTATCCGACAGACTTCGCGGCAAGagatcaaaataaattttcgtaTCGTTATCCGAGAGGAGAAAGCTACGAAGATTTGGTCGCGAGATTGGAACCGGTGATAATGGAGTTGGAGCGACAAGGAAATGTTCTGGTCGTTAGTCATCAGGCTGTCTTACGGTGTCTGCTCGCCTATTTTCTGGACAAAAGCGCAG aCGAACTGCCGTACCTGCAAGTACCACTGCACACTATCATAAAATTAACACCCGTCGCTTACGGTTGTAAAGTGGAACATATTCGATTACCCATCGAGGCAGTGGACACGCATCGCCCGAAACCAAAG ATCCCAGGATATCTAGAGGAACGATTTCGAAGGAAAGAAAATTTGCTCCACACGTGA